A single genomic interval of Arachis duranensis cultivar V14167 chromosome 7, aradu.V14167.gnm2.J7QH, whole genome shotgun sequence harbors:
- the LOC107459206 gene encoding extensin-like: MSYLYYSPPPPPPTPPSYLYCSPPPPPPEDYHHHHHHVYPPPTVVQPPPSNTNAPPPPLPPLPPPHTSQPPSPTPPHSGQPPSPTPPHSGQPPSPPTPPHSGQPPSPTPPHSSQPPSTTPPPSGQPPSTTPPPQTPPNKASPPTPTPSSSPPKPTPSPSPPLPPTQGPTRPPKQPPTPSKGPYSPAPTPKRIPPKGKPPSKSTAPPPSSSLAPSPSKSYVPPGYGSGPLPPPPFSNTSKLSPLSPAGGGGGGGSHHHRTVIAVCVSLGGAFLLGLLVLGVFCLAKKKKKPIPPPPSAAHHHASHYGGGGGSGGGGGGAVAGYSGGSSQPC; the protein is encoded by the coding sequence atgagttACTTGTATTACTCTCCTCCGCCGCCACCACCAACACCACCTAGTTACTTGTATTGTTCTCCGCCACCACCGCCACCAGAAGACTatcaccatcaccaccaccatgTCTATCCCCCTCCAACCGTAGTTCAACCTCCACCTTCAAACACCAATGCTCCGCCACCACCATTACCACCGCTACCCCCACCTCATACTAGTCAACCTCCATCACCAACACCGCCTCATTCTGGTCAACCTCCGTCACCAACACCGCCTCATTCTGGTCAACCTCCATCACCACCAACACCGCCTCATTCTGGTCAACCTCCATCACCAACACCGCCTCATTCTAGTCAACCTCCGTCAACAACACCGCCTCCTTCTGGTCAACCTCCGTCAAcaacaccaccaccacaaaCACCTCCGAATAAAGCATCTCCACCAACCCCTACCCCTTCATCATCTCCACCAAAACCTacaccatcaccatcaccaccaTTGCCACCAACACAAGGTCCAACACGACCACCGAAACAACCACCAACACCAAGCAAGGGTCCATACTCCCCAGCGCCAACACCAAAAAGAATCCCTCCAAAAGGAAAACCGCCATCAAAGAGCACTGCTCCTCCTCCTTCATCATCATTAGCACCATCTCCATCGAAAAGTTACGTTCCTCCAGGTTACGGATCAGGtccactaccaccaccaccattttCCAACACAAGCAAGTTAAGTCCACTCTCGCCAGCAGGAGGAGGCGGAGGAGGAGGAAGCCACCACCATAGAACGGTGATTGCAGTGTGCGTGTCACTGGGTGGTGCTTTCTTGCTCGGGCTGCTTGTTCTTGGTGTCTTTTGCTtggcaaagaagaaaaagaaaccgATTCCTCCTCCACCTTCTGCTGCACACCATCACGCCTCCCattatggtggtggtggtggtagcggcggcggcggcggcggtgCTGTTGCTGGGTACTCCGGCGGGTCATCACAACCTTGTTGA
- the LOC107459205 gene encoding uncharacterized protein LOC107459205, whose product MEGFGEPDRVENAMCDDDSDQEPVDIIGDSDDDTGANPHAQHGPSSSASQHAVEELVKEDNKEDFVLKGEEIVERKIIEDEYDCYPPHFSTLNLEVLGQQEDGGNTVGGSSTEFQIGQSFQNKDEAVLSVKDYSIRQGVEYRVIESDHLKYYGKCNDHRQLDYHVICARILPLVRADTAVTVKVLQQATEANYGFRPSYRKVWMAKQKAVAQIYGDWEESYAELPRWMLGVQSTMAGTITVLKTSLVRLRGEVDESTVYFHRLFWTFPPCIEAFHHCKPLVSIDGTHLYGKYGGTLLLAIAQDGNSNILPIAFALVEGENVESWSFFLSNLREHVTPQEGILVISDRHNGIKAALEAPETGWLPPRAFRAYCIWHVVANFALTFKGKDSRRMLVNAAYAKTEAEFYYWLDIMRTENPAMYEWANRKEYDKWTQHEDSGRRFGHMTTNISECVNSVLKGTRNLPVTSLVQSTYGRLAQLFVVRGQTVDAQLGSGNEFCQALAKAIDRNLRDSRCFTVTLYDRHQSEYTVAETTPTGRFSLGSYRVSLKDYRCDCGHFQALHYPCCHAIACCAYSRLNWTSYVHEVYRMSEVFNVYKQGFVPPIPEGLWPPYAGPTIIPDPNMRRAKEGRPRATRIRGSMDQSLENQPKRCGLCRQAGHTRRNCDQRRHTTGGMRRCHYLVVLLVL is encoded by the exons ATGGAAGGCTTTGGTGAACCTGATAGAGTAGAGAATGCAATGTGTGACGATGACTCTGACCAGGAGCCTGTTGATATCATCGGGGACAGTGACGACGACACAGGTGCCAATCCACATGCGCAACATGGGCCTTCAAGTTCTGCTTCTCAACA TGCGGTTGAAGAACTAGTGAAAGAAGACAACAAGGAGGATTTTGTGCTTAAAGGTGAAGAAATAGTTGAAAGGAAAATCATTGAGGACGAATACGATTGC TACCCTCCACACTTCTCCACACTAAACTTGGAGGTTCTGGGTCAACAGGAGGACGGTGGTAACACGGTCGGGGGCTCTTCTACAGAATTTCAGATTGGGCAATCTTTCCAGAATAAAGATGAGGCTGTGCTGAGTGTGAAGGACTATAGCATCCGGCAAGGTGTTGAGTATAGAGTCATCGAATCAGATCATCTGAAGTATTATGGAAAATGCAA TGATCACCGTCAGCTAGATTACCACGTTATCTGTGCGAGGATTCTTCCGTTGGTTAGGGCAGATACTGCAGTTACGGTAAAGGTACTGCAACAAGCTACAGAAGCCAATTATGGTTTCAGGCCTAGTTACAGGAAGGTTTGGATGGCGAAGCAAAAGGCAGTGGCACAAATATATGGAGATTGGGAAGAGTCATACGCGGAGTTGCCACGTTGGATGCTAGGAGTACAGTCAACAATGGCCGGAACAATAACCGTGTTGAAGACCTCTCTTGTTCGGCTTCGTGGTGAGGTTGATGAGTCGACGGTGTACTTTCACCGATTATTCTGGACATTCCCACCCTGTATCGAGGCATTCCATCATTGCAAGCCCCTCGTCAGTATTGATGGTACCCACTTGTATGGCAAGTATGGAGGGACACTGCTATTGGCAATAGCGCAGGATGGGAACTCCAACATCCTCCCCATTGCATTCGCCCTTGTGGAAGGAGAAAATGTAGAGTCGTGGTCATTCTTCTTGTCCAACCTACGAGAGCATGTGACTCCTCAGGAGGGTATCCTTGTAATCTCTGACAGGCATAACGGGATCAAGGCAGCGCTTGAGGCACCTGAGACTGGGTGGCTGCCTCCACGTGCTTTCCGAGCGTACTGTATTTGGCATGTGGTAGCGAATTTTGCCCTAACTTTCAAAGGTAAAGATTCAAGGAGAATGTTAGTGAATGCTGCCTACGCAAAGACTGAAGCAGAGTTTTATTACTGGCTTGACATCATGCGGACTGAGAATCCAGCAATGTATGAATGGGCCAATCGGAAGGAGTACGACAAATGGACCCAACATGAGGATAGTGGTAGACGGTTCGGGCACATGACAACCAACATCAGTGAATGTGTGAACTCGGTCCTAAAGGGAACTCGAAACCTCCCGGTCACATCGTTGGTTCAGTCAACTTACGGGAGGCTTGCTCAGCTTTTTGTGGTACGGGGACAAACAGTAGATGCACAACTCGGATCTGGTAATGAATTTTGCCAGGCATTGGCCAAGGCAATTGATCGGAATCTAAGAGACTCAAGGTGCTTCACTGTCACGTTATACGACAGGCATCAATCGGAGTACACCGTGGCCGAGACAACACCAACCGGGCGCTTCTCGCTGGGTAGCTATAGAGTTTCCCTTAAAGATTACAGATGCGACTGTGGCCACTTTCAGGCGCTGCATTATCCTTGTTGCCACGCCATTGCATGTTGCGCCTACTCCCGCCTTAATTGGACGTCTTATGTTCACGAGGTGTATCGTATGAGTGAAGTTTTCAACGTTTACAAGCAGGGTTTTGTTCCGCCTATCCCGGAAGGCTTATGGCCTCCATATGCTGGGCCAACCATCATTCCTGATCCTAACATGAGGCGTGCAAAGGAAGGTCGTCCAAGGGCAACCAGGATCCGTGGTAGTATGGATCAGTCTCTGGAGAACCAGCCGAAGCGCTGTGGGCTATGCCGTCAGGCTGGGCATACACGGAGGAACTGTGACCAGCGAAGACATACTACCGGGGGGATGCGTAGATGTCATTACCTTGTTGTTTTACTTGTTTTATGA